The genomic DNA TTTTTCGCTATCGAGCAGGCTACCGGTGACTTGGGGCAGGCCGGGAGGGAGAGCCTGCCCCAAGGGTGGGAGGGCGACTCGCTCAGGCAAGTCGCGGTTTCACCGGTGTGGCGGGGAGGGAAGGTGGGTCCCCGCAAGGCCGTGCCAGCAGGCTTAGCGCCCTCCGTAGCAACAAAGCCACAAACGGTGAGATGGCTAACGCCAGGGCAACCAGGATACCGGCAGTGAGGAGCGACGCGTCATACTCCCAAGCTAGCGGCAGAATCCGTGTGAATTCATAAGTGGTCATCGTGACACCGATCCTTTCTCTTCTTCTGATGCAATGAACCTCCAACCCAAAACCTCAACCCTCGGCTTGTGCCCCAATGAGGGATCGCACGGGCGCGGCATGCGATGACGGGAGGAGGGTTCGATCGCTCGCATCCGCACCCAGGAACCATTCCATGGGCTTGCCCGTGTACAGGGCAATGCGCAGCAGCACCGGTGTGCTCGGAATACGCCCGTTGAGGTAGTTATAAAGTGCAGAGAGACTTACCCCGATGTCGTAGGCAAACGCTTTCGGCTCGTCGGCAACCACCTCGCGTAACCGGGCGGCAAAAACTTTTCGATCGACCGCAATCCGTGTCATTTCTGTTGTCCTCCTCTTCCGATCACTCGTGTTCGCCTTGTTCTGCGCGGCCAAAACAAAAGGGCCACCGGAGTTTGCCTCCGGTGGCCCTTTTTCACTCTGCAAAGTCGGGATGCTTCTTAGGTCCTAACCTCCACAGGGTCGCCACCGGAGGCATCGTGTTGGTCGGTGCGCGTCATCGCCCAACACGGCGGCACGTTACACGCACAGGCGCAGTTGCGACGCGTCGTGGCCAGCCCACGGACTACGGCAGCTTTACTGCGGAGCGTGCCAAACTGTGCTGCGTGCCGAATCATGGTGACCTTTTCCCTTCTGCTTTTGCCTCGGAAGTTTTGTACAACCCTACTTTTGTGAAGCCCTACTATGATTGCTTTCCGCACTTCGCGCAAGGGCTTTCGTTTCCACAATTGTGGGAAGCGTATCGGCACGAGAACAAATGCCCAGATCCCACAGCCGGCTGCGCCACGGGCTGCGGGACGTAAGAGACTATGGTACAGGCCGGGTCAAGAAGGGGTCGCTCGTGAAGGAGAAACTCAAGAACGTCGCTGTGCTCTTTGGCGGAAAATCCGCAGAACATGAGGTCTCGGTGCGCTCCGGGATGACCGTGCTTCGAGCATTACGGGATGCTGGTTATCACACTGTACCCATCGGCATCGATCGCTCCGGGCGGTGGTTCCTGGTGGATGACGCTATGCTTGGGGGCATTGCCGAGGCAGGGGCAGTCAGTGGCGAAGGGGTGCGTGTTGTGATCTTACCCGGCGAAATCCCCGGCTTGCGACCCGCAAACGCGACTGCAGGCGATGCGGCCATCGCAATTGACGTCGTGTTTCCGGTGTTGCACGGACCCTTCGGCGAAGACGGCTGTGTTCAAGGAGTGCTCGAAATCCTCGGTCTTCCCTACGTTGGCTCTGGGGTTCTCGGATCGGCGATTGGCATGGACAAGGAAGTCCAAAAGCAGTTGTTGCATGCTGCCGGCCTACCTGTGGTGCCCTACACGGTCGTGCTCCAAAAGAACTGGGCGCAGACACACGCCGAACTTTTGGCGTGGGCAGAGGCGATTGGATACCCCGTCTTTGCCAAGCCAGCTAATCTCGGCTCGTCCGTGGGTGTGAGCAAGGCGGCGGACGCCGCCCAGCTCACCGCTGCCGTAGAGCACGCATTCGGGTTCGATCGTAAGGTCATTGTGGAAAAGGGTTACCCAGTGCGGGAAATCGAGTGCGCCGTGTTAGGCAATGACGAACCCGAAGCATCCGTGCTCGGAGAGATTCGTCCGCGACACGAATTCT from Candidatus Binatia bacterium includes the following:
- a CDS encoding helix-turn-helix transcriptional regulator, coding for MTRIAVDRKVFAARLREVVADEPKAFAYDIGVSLSALYNYLNGRIPSTPVLLRIALYTGKPMEWFLGADASDRTLLPSSHAAPVRSLIGAQAEG
- a CDS encoding D-alanine--D-alanine ligase, translated to MPRSHSRLRHGLRDVRDYGTGRVKKGSLVKEKLKNVAVLFGGKSAEHEVSVRSGMTVLRALRDAGYHTVPIGIDRSGRWFLVDDAMLGGIAEAGAVSGEGVRVVILPGEIPGLRPANATAGDAAIAIDVVFPVLHGPFGEDGCVQGVLEILGLPYVGSGVLGSAIGMDKEVQKQLLHAAGLPVVPYTVVLQKNWAQTHAELLAWAEAIGYPVFAKPANLGSSVGVSKAADAAQLTAAVEHAFGFDRKVIVEKGYPVREIECAVLGNDEPEASVLGEIRPRHEFYSYEAKYVDPAGAELIVPAPVPEGVATRVRTIACDVFRLLQCAGMARVDFFLVNEDTVFVNEVNTIPGFTSISMYPRLWEATGVPLPELVHRLIELAVERSAARSRLSLRPN